GCGAAGCAGAACTTCAGGTCGGCGCTTGCCTAGCTGTACTGCGATGATCGCGGTGACGACAATAAACAGCAGCACGAGGTACGGGAAGAAGACTAGAGGCGCGGCAGGCGCAGGATAAACCTGGCCGTAGATCGGGATTGCGAGCAAAAGTATTCCCAATACCGGCAGTACCGCGTGCCGCAGGATCGAGCGCTCCGCTCGTCGCGCACTCGCGAAGTACCGGATGGCGGCGATATTCGTCAGGATGTAAACCGGGATGATTGCCAAGGTGAGAATCGAGCCAAGGTATACGTACGCGTTGAACGGACCGGAGAGCAGGCCGACTCCGAACGTGAGTACGACGGCGAAGATGCCAACGAACCAAATTGCGGTGGTTGGGGTGCGGTGCACCGGGTGCACGTGCGAAAGTCGCTTAGGCAACATCCCTTCGCGGCTCATAGCGAAGATGATGCGAACGACTCCGTTGTTCGTGTTCATCGTGACGGCGAAGATGCTCGATATGCCGGCGAGTCCGACCAGGAGATTGAGCCACGGGGCATACTCATTTGCGAGCGTGGTGAATGGCGCGACATCCGCCACCAGCTTGTGAACGCCATCGACGCCGAAGCCCACCATTTCGCTGTAAGTGGCGAAGACGTAGATCAGGCCTACAAAAAGCAGAGCAAAGAACATTGCCCGGGGCACGTTGCGACGCGGACGGCGAACTTCTTCGCCAAGCGTCGTTGCAGCCTCGAAGCCAACGAACGACAGGATAGCGAATACCATTCCCAGTGCGAGTCCGGAAACACCAGTCGGCGAATTCACCGGATTCAACGGCGCAAGCGTGAGCCCGTGTGCACCTCCTTTGGCCAGTATGATCGCGCTCAGAACGATGATGACAGCAACTTCCGCAAGGAACAGTACTGTTGCCGTGCGAATCGAACCGACGATGCCCCGAAGGCAGAGAAAGATCATTAGCACGGTGAAGAATGCGGAGATGATCAGCCAGCTGATGTGGATGCCGTAGCCTGCAAGCACGTCCTCGGTATACGTCCCGATGAGCGCGAGCTCTGCCGGAACCAACAGTGCGTATGCGAGAAACATCAGTGCGCCCGTGACGAAGCCGCTGCGCGGCCCGATGCCGCGGGATACGTATGTGTAAAAGGATCCGGCGCTCGGAAGTACGCGCGACATTTCCATGACGCCGTTTGCAACAATGAGCATGACCACGAGGCCAAGACGAAAACGAACGGTGTCGCGACGCCAGCGCTGGCTGCCGAAACTTGTGGGTTGAAATAGACCGACACAGCCGGCCCCATGAGTGCTGCAGACATGATCACCGCGCCGAGGAGCCCGATGGCATTCTTGCGAAGGCCCGGCCCGTGCTGTTCGCTGAAATCGGTCATTTTGCACTCCCTCGTACGCGCCTGCTCATATGCGCATCAACGCATCCGCCGCTGAGGCTACAACGCGCCATGAATAAGCGTCAATCACTCGAGACGGATTGCATGGTTATCCCTGACCCGAA
The Rathayibacter sp. SW19 DNA segment above includes these coding regions:
- a CDS encoding APC family permease — protein: MQNDRFQRTARAGPSQECHRAPRRGDHVCSTHGAGCVGLFQPTSFGSQRWRRDTVRFRLGLVVMLIVANGVMEMSRVLPSAGSFYTYVSRGIGPRSGFVTGALMFLAYALLVPAELALIGTYTEDVLAGYGIHISWLIISAFFTVLMIFLCLRGIVGSIRTATVLFLAEVAVIIVLSAIILAKGGAHGLTLAPLNPVNSPTGVSGLALGMVFAILSFVGFEAATTLGEEVRRPRRNVPRAMFFALLFVGLIYVFATYSEMVGFGVDGVHKLVADVAPFTTLANEYAPWLNLLVGLAGISSIFAVTMNTNNGVVRIIFAMSREGMLPKRLSHVHPVHRTPTTAIWFVGIFAVVLTFGVGLLSGPFNAYVYLGSILTLAIIPVYILTNIAAIRYFASARRAERSILRHAVLPVLGILLLAIPIYGQVYPAPAAPLVFFPYLVLLFIVVTAIIAVQLGKRRPEVLLRAGATLAAGDADDGLHLTTDDPADREGSESEPEPQP